One Actinomadura viridis genomic region harbors:
- a CDS encoding ABC transporter permease: protein MSAAVGRRAAAWTGRALYGAVVLGIVAFMLLPTLVVVGTSFSASSYIEWPPSSFGLRQYETLLHSADLGAATWRSLLVAAGTAAVTLLVAAPLVLGLSRARVPGGKGLRVAVVLPMVTPGVAYAVALYGMFAGFALVDTLPAVLLAHVAVSLPVVLLALEPAMDAVPREYELAAMSLGASRARAWTGVTLRLIVPGLVAAGVLAFVTSFDEATLASFLTGPRTATLPKVILDSVSTGVDPAITAVSALLIIATGLLMSFAGTAGRLRQALRNRNERRTKTDDQS, encoded by the coding sequence CCGCGGCCTGGACGGGACGCGCCCTGTACGGGGCGGTGGTGCTCGGCATCGTGGCGTTCATGCTGCTGCCCACGCTGGTCGTGGTCGGCACGTCGTTCTCCGCGTCCTCGTACATCGAATGGCCGCCATCGTCGTTCGGGCTGCGGCAGTACGAAACGCTGCTGCACTCCGCCGACCTGGGCGCCGCGACCTGGCGCTCGCTGCTCGTCGCCGCGGGGACGGCGGCCGTCACGCTGCTGGTGGCGGCCCCGCTGGTCCTCGGCCTGAGCCGGGCGCGGGTGCCGGGCGGGAAGGGGCTGCGCGTCGCCGTCGTCCTGCCGATGGTGACGCCCGGCGTCGCCTACGCCGTGGCGCTGTACGGGATGTTCGCCGGCTTCGCCCTGGTCGACACCCTCCCGGCGGTGCTGCTGGCCCATGTCGCGGTCAGCCTGCCGGTGGTGCTGCTCGCGCTCGAACCCGCGATGGACGCCGTGCCGCGCGAGTACGAGCTGGCCGCGATGTCGCTGGGTGCGTCCCGGGCCCGCGCCTGGACCGGGGTGACGCTGCGGCTGATCGTGCCGGGGCTGGTGGCCGCCGGGGTGCTGGCCTTCGTGACCAGCTTTGACGAGGCGACCCTGGCGAGCTTCCTGACCGGACCCCGGACCGCGACGCTGCCCAAGGTCATCCTCGACTCGGTCAGCACCGGTGTCGATCCCGCGATCACCGCGGTGTCGGCGCTGCTCATCATCGCGACCGGGCTGCTGATGTCGTTCGCGGGGACGGCCGGCCGGCTCCGGCAGGCGCTCCGGAACCGGAACGAGAGAAGGACGAAGACCGATGACCAGTCCTGA
- a CDS encoding MaoC family dehydratase, producing MTEELDPVYFTTRERDFLIPAVWEGTGDELHTNRLVAAASDFGGRIMSGIATMTLAVARLDGADLGAPPACLEWDFAGPVREGEKVRVDASRTGGDLTVATSVDGVTTGTGVLRAAPADLPAPGDPPAPAGRPDGARSRGWTITAADLELFADWIGDGGEDGRDGGSGPVPWPLLILVTSGLMGRDRLFGDAPSGQVLNRWMRWRFASMPVTGETVHCVLRSQTSRRSRTRPGDQVSRIVLDTRSADDGRALTEIDWVVLSR from the coding sequence TTGACCGAGGAACTGGACCCCGTGTACTTCACCACCCGTGAACGGGACTTCCTGATCCCCGCGGTCTGGGAGGGCACCGGCGACGAGCTGCACACGAACCGCCTCGTCGCGGCGGCCTCCGACTTCGGCGGGCGCATCATGTCCGGAATCGCGACGATGACCCTCGCCGTCGCCCGGCTGGACGGAGCCGACCTCGGTGCGCCACCGGCCTGCCTCGAATGGGACTTCGCGGGGCCGGTCCGGGAGGGCGAGAAGGTCCGGGTGGACGCGTCCCGCACGGGCGGCGACCTGACCGTCGCGACGTCCGTGGACGGTGTGACCACCGGCACCGGCGTCCTGCGCGCCGCGCCCGCGGATCTCCCGGCGCCCGGAGATCCTCCGGCGCCCGCCGGCAGGCCGGACGGCGCCCGGAGCCGCGGCTGGACGATCACGGCGGCCGACCTCGAACTCTTCGCCGACTGGATCGGCGACGGGGGAGAGGACGGGAGGGACGGCGGGAGCGGTCCGGTGCCGTGGCCGCTGCTGATCCTCGTGACCTCCGGACTGATGGGCCGCGACCGGCTGTTCGGCGACGCCCCCTCCGGCCAGGTGCTCAACCGTTGGATGCGCTGGCGGTTCGCGAGCATGCCGGTGACCGGCGAGACCGTCCACTGCGTGCTGCGCTCGCAGACGTCCCGCAGGAGCCGGACGAGGCCGGGCGACCAGGTCTCCCGCATCGTCCTGGACACCCGCTCGGCCGACGACGGCCGGGCCCTCACCGAGATCGATTGGGTGGTGTTGTCCCGATGA
- a CDS encoding ABC transporter ATP-binding protein — protein MTSPDTITGGRAGTAAGEPPRLRLAGVTKRYGDVVAADDLTLELAPGEFVSLLGESGSGKSTALKLVAGFETPDEGTVHIGGRNVTGLPPARRDLGMVFQQYALFPYQTVARNVEYGLRRRKWGRDARRRRVAELLDLVRMAPYARRYPAQLSGGQQQRVALARALAAEPGLLLMDEPLSALDRALRLDLQDEIRAVHRATGAGMVYVTHDRDEALSLSDRIVVLRHGRIDAAGTPASLFRRPRTAYVARLISDANILPCEREPGASPSGRIRVRLRDRVAEIPAEGEPPADADLAVAVPRTAIGLTPSADGGPGEGGSVELPARIEDRVYLGDTVRLLLRLDDTTTITAHLPEAAGSGSPTGERVTLHIALGACSAVTR, from the coding sequence ATGACCAGTCCTGACACGATCACCGGCGGGCGGGCCGGGACGGCGGCCGGCGAGCCGCCGCGGCTGCGGCTCGCCGGCGTCACCAAGCGGTACGGGGACGTCGTCGCCGCCGACGACCTGACGCTGGAGCTGGCGCCCGGCGAGTTCGTCTCCCTGCTCGGGGAGAGCGGCTCGGGCAAGAGCACCGCCCTCAAGCTGGTCGCCGGGTTCGAGACGCCGGACGAGGGCACCGTCCACATCGGCGGCCGCAACGTCACCGGGCTGCCGCCGGCGCGCCGCGACCTCGGCATGGTGTTCCAGCAGTACGCGCTGTTCCCGTACCAGACCGTCGCCCGCAACGTCGAGTACGGCCTGCGGCGCCGCAAGTGGGGCCGGGACGCCCGGCGACGGCGGGTCGCCGAACTGCTCGACCTGGTCCGGATGGCCCCTTACGCGCGGCGCTACCCGGCCCAGTTGTCCGGCGGACAGCAGCAGCGCGTCGCACTCGCCCGCGCGCTCGCCGCCGAACCGGGACTGCTGCTGATGGACGAGCCGCTGTCCGCGCTCGATCGGGCGCTGCGTCTCGATCTGCAGGACGAGATCCGGGCCGTGCACCGCGCGACGGGCGCCGGCATGGTGTACGTGACCCACGACCGGGACGAGGCGCTGTCGCTGTCCGACCGCATCGTGGTGCTGCGGCACGGCCGGATCGACGCGGCGGGCACCCCCGCCTCGCTCTTCCGGCGGCCCCGGACCGCGTACGTCGCCAGGCTGATCTCCGACGCCAACATCCTGCCGTGCGAGCGGGAGCCCGGAGCGTCCCCGAGCGGGCGGATCCGGGTCCGGCTGCGGGACCGGGTCGCCGAGATCCCCGCCGAGGGTGAGCCGCCCGCGGACGCGGATCTCGCCGTGGCCGTGCCCCGCACGGCGATCGGTCTGACACCGTCCGCCGACGGCGGTCCGGGCGAAGGCGGCTCGGTCGAACTGCCCGCGCGGATCGAGGACAGGGTGTACCTCGGCGACACCGTCCGGCTCCTCCTGCGCCTGGACGACACGACGACGATCACCGCGCACCTGCCGGAGGCGGCCGGATCAGGGTCGCCGACGGGCGAGCGGGTCACCCTGCACATCGCGCTCGGCGCGTGCTCGGCGGTGACGCGTTGA
- a CDS encoding TetR/AcrR family transcriptional regulator gives MPRNQRTDSEPGTRERILRSAGALFTEKGYAAVGIREIATGADMTIGALYHYYSNKEALLIAVTEDALQRAVAVAKEAADLDADPTARLANLVRAHVREQGTGAELWNTSAREMPRTDADGSWTPVRDLRAAFELIWNEVLQAGVEAGQFQLRDLSVTRLSLLAMCNSVSTWYHPAGRLSLDELADLMAEMALDLVQGRRG, from the coding sequence GTGCCGCGAAACCAGCGCACGGATTCCGAGCCCGGCACCCGAGAACGCATCCTGCGATCGGCGGGCGCGCTGTTCACCGAGAAGGGCTACGCCGCGGTCGGCATCCGCGAGATCGCGACCGGGGCCGACATGACGATCGGCGCGCTGTACCACTACTACTCCAACAAGGAGGCGCTGCTCATCGCGGTCACCGAGGACGCGCTCCAGCGCGCGGTGGCGGTCGCCAAGGAGGCCGCGGACCTCGACGCCGACCCGACCGCCAGGCTGGCCAACCTCGTCCGGGCGCACGTCCGCGAGCAGGGGACGGGCGCCGAACTGTGGAACACCAGCGCCCGCGAGATGCCGAGGACGGACGCCGACGGGAGCTGGACGCCCGTCCGCGACCTGCGCGCCGCGTTCGAGCTCATCTGGAACGAGGTGCTGCAGGCCGGCGTGGAGGCGGGCCAGTTCCAGCTGCGCGACCTCTCGGTCACCCGCCTCTCGCTCCTCGCGATGTGCAACAGCGTCAGCACCTGGTACCACCCTGCCGGCCGGTTGTCGCTGGACGAGTTGGCCGACCTGATGGCCGAGATGGCCCTGGACCTCGTCCAGGGCCGTCGCGGCTAG
- a CDS encoding class I adenylate-forming enzyme family protein has translation MTEQETLPARVPAAPELPPAAESGFAGLLAWAARTRPGAPALEVEGDETLTRAELAARVGALTGTLADAGVTEGAVVGMALDNRARSYVLILAAAALGATILPLNPGFQPAEFEALAEPARPSHLVALPHFADVHAALLAEHGVRIVDIEGAVPAAAGTAPAAESTPMREHPVWYGLTSGSTGLPKIISKTQGKWLDAASVLRSVLALDPRDRLLSAQPCYYGDPLMLFLACLQSGACFVLLSRFRSQTFMRNVADRAVTKFWTIGSMPAMLLNAPPGPSDRDHRAVAAWSIGIPRALHRPLEERFGLRWLEVYGSAEANVVLAQTPDSPSTPGEGWLGGIVPGQEIRMVDERGAELQGDGTGQLLVRGRLVIDGYLRNPEATAAAFTSDGWYRSGDIMERRGGRFRFVRREKEIVRRAGENISTEEVERVLRTHPLVQDAAVLPYADPIRGEEVWAVVEPVPGTRPEAGALAEHAGRHLARHKVPRFVSLIDALPRTPSERVAKRLLRDRDDLETIDLRPGDARIRKDTQ, from the coding sequence ATGACCGAACAGGAGACCCTCCCCGCGCGGGTCCCGGCCGCGCCGGAGCTGCCACCGGCCGCCGAGTCCGGGTTCGCCGGCCTGCTCGCCTGGGCCGCGCGGACCCGCCCCGGCGCCCCGGCCCTGGAGGTCGAAGGCGACGAGACGCTGACCCGTGCCGAGCTCGCGGCCCGGGTCGGCGCCCTGACGGGCACGCTCGCGGACGCCGGCGTCACGGAGGGGGCGGTCGTCGGCATGGCGCTGGACAACCGCGCCCGGTCCTACGTCCTCATCCTCGCGGCGGCGGCGCTGGGAGCCACCATCCTGCCGCTGAACCCCGGATTCCAGCCCGCCGAGTTCGAGGCGCTCGCGGAGCCTGCCCGCCCGAGCCACCTCGTCGCGCTCCCTCATTTCGCCGACGTCCACGCGGCGCTGCTGGCCGAACACGGCGTCCGGATCGTCGATATCGAGGGCGCCGTGCCGGCCGCTGCCGGCACGGCGCCTGCGGCCGAGAGCACACCGATGCGCGAACACCCCGTCTGGTACGGGCTGACGTCGGGATCGACGGGCCTGCCGAAGATCATCAGCAAGACGCAGGGCAAGTGGCTGGACGCCGCGTCGGTGCTGCGCTCCGTCCTGGCGCTCGACCCCCGCGACCGCCTGCTCAGCGCGCAGCCCTGCTACTACGGCGACCCCCTGATGCTGTTCCTGGCCTGCCTGCAGAGCGGCGCCTGCTTCGTCCTGCTGTCCAGGTTCCGGTCGCAAACGTTCATGCGCAACGTCGCGGACCGCGCGGTCACCAAGTTCTGGACGATCGGCTCCATGCCGGCGATGCTCCTCAACGCCCCGCCCGGACCGTCCGATCGTGATCACCGCGCGGTCGCCGCGTGGAGCATCGGCATACCGCGCGCCCTGCACCGGCCGCTGGAGGAGCGCTTCGGGCTGCGCTGGCTGGAGGTGTACGGGTCGGCGGAGGCGAATGTCGTCCTCGCGCAGACGCCGGATTCCCCGTCCACCCCGGGCGAGGGGTGGCTCGGCGGTATCGTTCCCGGCCAGGAGATCCGGATGGTGGACGAGCGCGGCGCGGAACTTCAGGGCGACGGCACCGGCCAGCTCCTCGTCCGCGGTCGCCTGGTCATCGACGGATACCTGCGCAACCCCGAGGCCACCGCCGCCGCTTTCACCAGCGACGGCTGGTACCGGTCGGGCGACATCATGGAACGGCGCGGCGGACGGTTCCGCTTCGTCCGCCGCGAGAAGGAGATCGTCCGGCGGGCGGGCGAGAACATCTCGACCGAGGAGGTGGAGCGGGTGCTGCGCACGCATCCGCTCGTCCAGGACGCGGCGGTCCTGCCGTACGCCGATCCGATCCGGGGCGAGGAGGTCTGGGCCGTGGTCGAGCCCGTTCCCGGCACGCGCCCGGAGGCGGGCGCGCTCGCCGAACACGCGGGCCGCCATCTCGCCCGGCACAAGGTGCCGCGTTTCGTCAGCCTCATCGACGCGCTCCCTCGCACCCCGTCGGAGCGCGTCGCCAAGCGCCTCCTCCGCGACCGCGACGATCTGGAGACCATCGATCTCCGTCCCGGCGACGCACGCATCAGGAAGGACACCCAGTAG
- a CDS encoding TetR/AcrR family transcriptional regulator, with protein sequence MDTREKILQAAAEMIAEDMAAKLSVRAVAARAGVSTGSLRFHFPTQRALQDSLLARIYDDLLPGDPIRDRTLPPRERLLNCLRQVLAPLGTNEDARTAWGTMYRTFIEPEPTEPVRTAYLGHEREAERRVEHWLTVLAEEGALPPGDHTRNVRFLLTVLNGLSVERALPTRESVLIAETETLNAAVDHVLSTGPAPPAGPTRP encoded by the coding sequence ATGGACACACGCGAGAAGATCCTCCAGGCCGCTGCAGAGATGATCGCCGAGGACATGGCGGCGAAGCTGAGCGTGCGAGCGGTCGCCGCGCGCGCGGGAGTGAGCACCGGCTCGCTGAGGTTCCACTTCCCCACCCAGCGCGCCCTGCAGGACAGCCTGCTCGCGCGGATCTACGACGACCTGCTGCCCGGCGACCCGATCCGGGACCGGACGCTGCCGCCCCGCGAACGGCTGCTCAACTGCCTGCGGCAGGTTCTCGCACCGCTCGGTACCAACGAAGACGCGCGAACCGCATGGGGCACGATGTATCGGACCTTCATCGAACCCGAGCCGACCGAACCGGTACGCACCGCATACCTCGGCCATGAGCGGGAGGCGGAGCGCCGGGTCGAACACTGGCTGACCGTGCTCGCCGAGGAAGGCGCACTGCCCCCGGGAGACCACACCCGCAACGTCAGATTCCTTCTCACCGTCCTCAACGGACTCTCGGTCGAACGCGCACTGCCCACCCGCGAATCCGTCCTCATCGCCGAGACCGAGACCCTCAACGCCGCCGTCGACCACGTCCTCTCCACCGGCCCCGCACCACCCGCCGGACCGACTCGGCCATGA